In the genome of Mytilus edulis chromosome 3, xbMytEdul2.2, whole genome shotgun sequence, one region contains:
- the LOC139515861 gene encoding protein phosphatase 1 regulatory subunit 27-like gives MSRRASLYAKQNPTKPRPKVRFSDELVFLDNIKENDIPALGSMLRRASLQVDISGINDAGLTPLHQAVLDGNLMAVRLLVEHGANINKQDDDYWTPLHAACAEGHAEIAQILLDHGADRTILTDEGERPLDLVDPSDFATIRVMLDNNKQEDDCQTSEDDLDDCNS, from the exons ATGAGTCGGCGTGCCAGTTTGTATGCTAAACAAAATCCAACCAAACCTCGTCCTAAAGTTAGATTTTCAGATGAATTAGTATTCTTGGATAATATAAAGGAGAACGATATTCCAGCTCTTGGGTCAATGTTACGGAGAGCAAGTCTTCAAGTTGATATCAGTGGAATAAATGATGCAG GTTTAACGCCATTGCACCAAGCAGTTTTAGACGGAAACTTAATGGCAGTAAGATTACTAGTAGAACATGGTGCAAATATCAACAAACAAGACGACGATTACTGGACCCCTTTGCATGCCGCATGTGCAGAGGGACATGCCGAAATAGCTCA AATATTACTGGACCATGGAGCTGATAGGACCATTCTTACCGATGAAGGAGAAAGACCTTTAGATTTAGTAGACCCTTCGGATTTTGCTACTATTCGTGTCATGTTGGACAATAACAAACAAGAGGACGACTGTCAGACAAGTGAGGATGATCTGGACGATTGTAATTCATGA
- the LOC139515064 gene encoding uncharacterized protein translates to MKVLNNKGLKYTPTPPADTDTLSVDIKEFCRKLRLKNHFGDKESKTADESIVRNKSTFTPEKGKNKDLDLYINHLSNFPLIPKPQDKVKNNLPFKQQQALYRLQKDESIIIKEADKGGALVIMDRIYYRDKIQEQLNDKQYYRELNDNMEKKTKRNINKLISKFPHCTTEKEVDYLTKFEVKTSNFYGLPKIHKSKEVETAVQQQNCAYIEINSPKDLKFRPIVAGPQCPTHRLSHFIDLILKPLCQYVPSFIRDNFDFLNHLPAEVKEDAILVSFDVTSLYTNIPHKLGLDAVKFWLESYRHIIDQRFSNNFLLEGLKIILDNNTFFFDGKYYLQISGTAMGTKVAPTYATLVMGFLEDKMYQQVESEFDTAFKVYVKSEWKRFLDDCFIILNKSHNLEKFHSLINTLHPSIKFTIESSEQRLPFLDILILKNGTTLTTDIYYKKTDTHQYLNFHSCHPSHTKRNIPFCLARRVCTIVSDDFTKELRLNELKVFLKEQNYPNPLIEKGIEKAKAIPMTELRSTARKESNTELIPFVSTHNPYNPDIFNVIKANLPVLQKTKKLKKLFPTEKFLKSKRQPLNLKKILTRAKFYDPNGIQYNVSKCNDPRCGLCEYMATGPQITLKNGQTIIPNADMNFKTVNLIYCIVCSTCKEWYIGQTGNSICQRVRVHRQQIRDPSTRMQDVSEHFETCSSGKFTVYPFYKMNESNKYKRLAKEAHFIKDFQPKLNGST, encoded by the coding sequence ATGAAAGTGTTAAAtaataaaggattgaaatataCTCCAACACCTCCAGCTGACACTGATACACTCTCAGTGGATATCAAAGAATTTTGCCGAAAATTAAGACTAAAAAATCATTTTGGGGATAAAGAATCAAAGACAGCTGACGAATCAATTGTAAGAAATAAATCTACATTTACACcggaaaaaggaaaaaataaagatttagacTTATACATTAATCATCTGTCAAACTTTCCATTAATACCGAAGCCACAGGacaaagtaaaaaataatttacCATTTAAACAACAGCAAGCTTTATACAGATTACAAAAAGATGAATCGATAATTATAAAAGAAGCTGACAAGGGTGGTGCATTAGTAATAATGGACAGAATATATTACCGAGACAAAATTCAGGAACAGCTcaatgataaacaatattatcggGAACTCAACGACAATATGGAAAAGAAAACTAAGAGAAATATAAAcaaacttatttcaaaatttcCTCATTGTACTACTGAAAAGGAAGTTGACTATCTTACAAAATTTGAGGTAAAGACAAGCAACTTTTATGGACTACCTAAAATCCACAAAAGTAAGGAAGTAGAAACAGCAGTTCAACAACAAAATTGCGCATATATCGAAATAAATTcaccaaaagatttaaaatttcgGCCTATTGTTGCTGGACCGCAGTGTCCAACTCATAGATTGAGCCATTTCATTGACCTAATTTTGAAACCTTTATGCCAATATGTACCTAGTTTTATCCgtgataattttgattttttaaatcatttaccaGCCGAAGTCAAAGAAGATGCAATATTGGTAAGCTTCGACGTAACAAGTCTTTACACCAATATACCGCACAAACTAGGATTAGATGCTGTAAAATTTTGGCTAGAGTCATATAGGCACATTATCGACCAAAGATTTTCGAATAATTTTTTGTTGGAGGGATTGAAAATCATACTAGATAATAACACCTTTTtctttgatggaaaatattatcTACAGATCTCTGGTACAGCTATGGGAACAAAAGTTGCTCCCACATACGCAACTCTCGTGATGGGATTTCTGGAGGATAAAATGTATCAACAAGTTGAAAGTGAATTTGATACAGCTTTTAAAGTGTACGTAAAATCGGAATGGAAGCGATTCTTAGACgactgttttatcattttaaacaaaagtcacaatttagagaAGTTTCATAGTCTGATAAACACATTACATCCTTCGATTAAATTTACCATCGAATCTAGCGAACAAAGACTGCCATTTCtagatattttaatattaaagaatgGAACAACCTTAaccacagatatatattataagaagACGGACACCCACCAATACCTGAATTTTCATTCATGCCATCCTTCACATACGAAAAGAAACATCCCGTTTTGTCTAGCACGACGTGTATGTACAATTGTGAGTGATGATTTCACGAAGGAATTACGTTTGAATGAACTGAAGGTGTTTTTGAAAGAACAAAACTATCCAAACCCACTAATAGAAAAGGGAATAGAAAAGGCAAAAGCTATACCAATGACGGAACTCAGGTCCACAGCACGCAAAGAGAGTAATACAGAACTTATCCCGTTTGTTAGCACTCATAACCCGTACAATCCTGACATATTCAACGTCATAAAAGCAAATTTGCCAGttttacaaaaaacgaaaaaattaaaaaagctttTCCCTACAGAAAAATTCCTGAAAAGTAAAAGACAGCctttaaatcttaaaaagattttaacaaggGCTAAGTTTTATGACCCAAATGGAATACAATACAACGTTTCAAAATGTAATGACCCTAGATGTGGTCTTTGTGAATACATGGCAACCGGCCcgcaaataacattgaaaaacgGCCAAACCATTATTCCAAATGCAGACATGAATTTCAAAACGGTAAACCttatttactgtattgtatgcAGCACTTGCAAGGAATGGTACATCGGACAGACTGGTAACTCAATTTGTCAAAGAGTTCGTGTTCACAGACAACAGATACGAGATCCATCCACACGAATGCAAGATGTGAGCGAACATTTCGAAACGTGCAGTAGTGGAAAATTTACCGTATATCCGTTCTATAAAATGAACGAAtcgaacaaatataaaagactggcaaaggaagcacactttataaaggactttcagccaaaattaaacggatctacttaa